DNA from Geminicoccaceae bacterium:
TTCACCCGCAACTGGCTCGTCAAGGAAGGCTGCGATCATCTTCCGGCACCATTCGGACCATTCGACCGGGTGGCACTGGGAACCGCACTGGCGGCCCTTGTCGCATGGATCGTCCTGCCGGAGGCGGAATGGACGAGCCTGCTGCTGGTGGCAGCCGGCCTTGCCGGCCTCGTGCGCCTGGGACGATGGCAGGGACACCGCACCTTCGCCGAACCGCTGGTGACAATCCTGCATGTGGGATATGGCTGGATCGCCATGGGTCTCCTGCTGGTGGGACTCGACGGGTGGCAGGGCGGCTTGCCGATATCGGCCGTGCACGCACTGACCGCCGGCGGGGTGGCCGTGATGTCGCTGGCGGTGATGACCCGGGCCAGCCTTGGCCATAGCGGTCGCCCCCTGCATGCGGGAATGGGCCTCACGGTCATCTACCTGCTGGTCAATGCGGGAGCATTGCTGAGGGTGACGGCCGAGCTCTGGCCCCTGCCCTATGACGAGATGATCCTGGTCTCCGGCGTGATCTGGGCAGCCGGATTCCTCTTCTACGTCGTGATGTTCACGCCCATGTGGATTCTTGCCCGGCGCAAGAAGGGGGGAGGACGAGGCGGAAACGAGGTGGAACCCGCCCCCTCTCGTTAGGAGGCTCCTCGGGATTTTCCTTTCCGCATCGGGAAAAAGAGCAACCTGTGCCACAACGGGCAGTCTTCCACCAATGGCAAAGCTGTCCGCCGTGGGCAAGCAGTGCTATCAGCTACCGATCGTGAAACAGGGAATGGCTGTCAGGAGTGCTCGACCCGATGTCGGGCAAGGCCGTGCCCGGGGAGCGGAAATGCCATGAACGAAGCGGTGGCGGCGATGGCCCGCACTGCCGGGCTGAGCCCGGATGATCTGGAAATGCTGCGGACAATACCGATTTTTCAGGGCTTTGCCGATACGCAATGGCTGAAGCTTCTCCCGATCATGCGGGTTCGTTCCTACAGCCGCAACCAGATCATCTACAGCCAGGGTGACGTGGCCGACTACATTTACATCGTGCTCCAGGGCTGGATGCGCATCTTCCGTTCGCTGCCCGATGGTAACGAGGTCACGGTGAACCTCTTCACCACGGGAGAAAGTCTCGCGGAGGCAGCCATCTTCGCCGGCGACACCTACCCGGTGTCCGGCGGCACCGTCGAGGATTCCCGGCTGCTGCTGGTATCTGCCACCGGTCTGCGTTCGCTGCTGGGAAATGATCCGAAACTGGCGTTGAACATGTTGGCCAGCATGTCGCAAAAGCTGCACTTTCTCGTCCGCCAGCTCGAACAGGTATCCAATCGCACGGCAAGACAGCGGGTGGCGGCATTCCTGCTGACACTTGCGGAAAAGCAGAAGACATCGACCATCCGCCTGCCGATCGACAAGCATCTGATCGCGGGACGGTTGGGAATGCAGCCCGAGACCTTTTCGCGTGCGCTGACGAAACTGCGCGCCGACGGGGTTTCCACACGTGGGGGCATGGTCCATCTGGCGGACATCAACCGCATAAGACATGTCGTCAATGCCTGATACCGACCGAGTTCCTGTTCCGGTGAAGGCATTCGCTTCCATCAGAACACTGCCCGTTCGTCGATGAACGACCGCCAGATCAACGCCTTTCGTCACGTCATGCGTCATGGCTCGATCACCGCCGCAGCCCAGGCGCTCAACGTTTCACAGCCCGCGGTGAGCCGGCTGATCGCCGATCTCGAACGCCAACTCGGCTTTGCCCTGCTGATCCGCAGCGGCGGACGCTCGACGCCGACGGCCGAGGCCCATGCCTTCAATCAGGAGGTCGAGCGCATGTTCTACGGGCTCGACCGGCTCGCCACCGTTGCCGCCGAAATCCGCGACCTGCGGCGCGCCCGGCTGCGCATCGCAAGCCTGCCGGTGCTCAGCTTCCAGATCGTACCGCAGGCCATGCAGCAATTCCTCTCCGGTCACCGCGGCGTGGCGATCACGCATGGCGTCTACACCTCGGCACTGATCCTTGATCTGCTCGCTTCCCGCCAGATCGATCTCGGCATTGCCCAGGTGCACGCCGGCAGGACCGACATCGACGTCCTTGCCGCATTCCGCAGCGAATGTGTCTGCGTCATGCAACCGGATCATCCCCTCGCATCGAGACCGCACCTGTCACCCGCCGACCTGCGCGACCACGATCTCGTCGTCCTCGGTCACAACACCGTGACATGGAACCATCTGATCCGGCGCTTCGAGGAAGCCGGTGTCGAACTGCGCATCACCGCCGAAACCCAACCATCCTTTTCGGCTTGCGGACTGGCGGCATTGGGCGTGGGCATCGCCATTGTCGATCCGGTCACGCCGGGGGTCTACGGCCCGGCACTGGCAACGGTCCCCTTCACGCCGACCGTCCCCTTTGACTTCGCCATCGCCAAACCGACCGGCATGCCACTGACCCGGCCGGCGGAGGCGTTCCTAGCCGACCTCGTGTCGACGATCGGACTTTATCCCGGTTTCGGCATCAACCTTCGCCGGATTCCAGCCGGATCATAACATTTGCGCATGGAATGACCGGGTTATTGTATTTGACTTTATTGCATGCACGGCTTTCGATATCCGCCACATCAACAATTTCCGGGGATGGACAAGATGATCATCGGCAGACGGAACTTTCTCGCCGGATCGGCCCTCGCCACCACGGCAGTCCTTGCGGGCGCCACACCGGGACCGGCTCGGGCGGCAACCAGGCGCCTGCGCATTCACACGCTGGTCAAGTCACCCCATCCCTACAACGACATGGCCGCTGCCATGAAGGAACAGATCGAGGCGGCCAGCCAGGGCGCACTTGAGGTGCAGATCTTCGATGCTGGCCAGCTTGGCCAGGATCCCGCCGTGATCAGCGAATTGTCGTTGGGCACGATCGACATGATGATCTCGACGGCTTCCAATGCCGCCGAACAGATACCGGAATATGCGATCTTCACGATGCCCTACCTGTTTGGCGGCCTTGACGGTCTGATCGGGCATATCGGTCCGGGAACGCCGGTTCAGGAGCATTTCGAAAAGGTCTACGCCGAACGGGGCGTGGGCATGAAGCTCCTTGCCCTCGGCGGTTCGGGAACCCGCAACCTCTCTGCCGCCAAGGTCAAGGTGGAGCATGTGGCCGATCTCGAAGGTCTCAAGATGCGCACGACCCAGTCACCGATGGACAGTGCGACATGGGCGGCCCTGGGCATGCTTCCCGTGACCGTCGCCTGGGGCGAATTGTATGCGGCCATGCAGACCGGCGTTGCCGACGCCATGGAAAGCTCGCTTCCGGGCTACAATGGCTCCAAGCTCTATGAGGTTGCGCCGCATCTGGCGCTGACCGAACATACCGTGCAGATCAATCACATCTCCATGTCGCAGCGCAGCTGGGACGGCCTCGATGCCGAGCTTCAGGCGATCGTCCAGGATGCGGCGACCGCAGCCAACAAGCTGGGCCTCGACAAGGCCATGCAGTATGACAGCGAGTTGGTGGCCAAGCTGGAATCCGAAAATGGCGTGACCGTCACCCGTCCCGACAAGCAGGAATTCATCGACCGCCTCGAACCGATCCAGAAGGAGCTCGCGGCCAAACTCGACGTTGTCGAGGAATACGAGCTGCTGAAGGCAAGCTGAGCGCCGTGGCGCCGACATCCATCTGATCGCCGGCCGTGGGCCCATCCCTGCGCCTTGCGGCCGGTTTGTGGATACACCAATGTTCAAGCGCCTTTGTAACGGCCTGATGTGGGTCGCCGAAACCCTGTCCTGGATCGCGTTCGCCGCACTGATCGTCACCGTGGCGTGGCAGGTTTCCGCGCGAAACCTGTTGCAGACACCGACGATCTGGACAAGCGACGTCGCCCAGATCCTGTTTACCTGGCTGATCTTCGTGGGGGCAGCCATCGGTCTGCGGCGCCATGCCCATTATTTCGTCGATCTCGTTCCCGCAGGCCATCCCCGCCTTGGTCGGTTGCTCGACTGGCTGGGCATCCTGGCAGGTGCGATCGTTGCCGCGATCCTCATCCGGCAGGGCTGGGTGCTGGCCCAGATCCGCGCTTCGGGCGTCGTGCAGTCACTGGGAATCTCCCGTTTCTGGACCTTCCTTGCCCTCCCGACCGGCGGTTCCCTGATGGCCCTGTTCGTGATCGAGCGGGCGCTCGAACTCTGGCGCGACGGAACGCGAACGCAGGATGCGGCGGGCTCCCGATGAACCCACTGGTCCTGTTGCTCGGCTGCTTTTTTGTTCTCATCGCCCTGCGGGTGAACATCGGTTTTTCGCTGATCCTCGCCTCGGTCGTTGTCATGCTCGTCGAGGACCTGCCGCTCGCTTCGGTGGTCAACCAGATGTATGCCGGCATCGACAGCTTCACCCTGCTGGCCGTTCCGTTTTTCATGTTGCTCGGGCGGATCCTCAACGCGGGTTCGATCACCAACCGCCTGCTTGAGGTCGCCGATGCGACGGTCGGGCACGTCCGCGGCGGGCTGGGGCATGTCAACGTGTTCGTGTCGATGATCTTCGCCTCGCTGTCCGGTTCGGCCGCGGCCGATACGGCGAGCGTCGGCTCGATCCTCATCCCGGCCATGAAGAAAGCCGGCTATGCCCCGGCCTTTGCGGTGGCATTGACAGCGGCTTCCTCGACACTTGGCGTCATCATTCCACCGTCCATCATCCTCATCG
Protein-coding regions in this window:
- a CDS encoding NnrS family protein; its protein translation is MAWHSHWLDRGFRPFFMGAGLWAVLAMMHWLHMLAGIGTQSSALEPMAWHRHEMIFGYGGAAMAGFLLTAIPNWTGRLPVRGLPLLGLFLLWVAGRLADLGSGEWAGATAALVAAVVDSGFWAVLVAVILRELVTGKNNRNLPVAGLVAFVGVASALDQAGYDFAWRQGLGGIVMLILLVGGRVTPSFTRNWLVKEGCDHLPAPFGPFDRVALGTALAALVAWIVLPEAEWTSLLLVAAGLAGLVRLGRWQGHRTFAEPLVTILHVGYGWIAMGLLLVGLDGWQGGLPISAVHALTAGGVAVMSLAVMTRASLGHSGRPLHAGMGLTVIYLLVNAGALLRVTAELWPLPYDEMILVSGVIWAAGFLFYVVMFTPMWILARRKKGGGRGGNEVEPAPSR
- a CDS encoding Crp/Fnr family transcriptional regulator; amino-acid sequence: MNEAVAAMARTAGLSPDDLEMLRTIPIFQGFADTQWLKLLPIMRVRSYSRNQIIYSQGDVADYIYIVLQGWMRIFRSLPDGNEVTVNLFTTGESLAEAAIFAGDTYPVSGGTVEDSRLLLVSATGLRSLLGNDPKLALNMLASMSQKLHFLVRQLEQVSNRTARQRVAAFLLTLAEKQKTSTIRLPIDKHLIAGRLGMQPETFSRALTKLRADGVSTRGGMVHLADINRIRHVVNA
- a CDS encoding LysR family transcriptional regulator, which gives rise to MNDRQINAFRHVMRHGSITAAAQALNVSQPAVSRLIADLERQLGFALLIRSGGRSTPTAEAHAFNQEVERMFYGLDRLATVAAEIRDLRRARLRIASLPVLSFQIVPQAMQQFLSGHRGVAITHGVYTSALILDLLASRQIDLGIAQVHAGRTDIDVLAAFRSECVCVMQPDHPLASRPHLSPADLRDHDLVVLGHNTVTWNHLIRRFEEAGVELRITAETQPSFSACGLAALGVGIAIVDPVTPGVYGPALATVPFTPTVPFDFAIAKPTGMPLTRPAEAFLADLVSTIGLYPGFGINLRRIPAGS
- a CDS encoding TRAP transporter substrate-binding protein, which codes for MIIGRRNFLAGSALATTAVLAGATPGPARAATRRLRIHTLVKSPHPYNDMAAAMKEQIEAASQGALEVQIFDAGQLGQDPAVISELSLGTIDMMISTASNAAEQIPEYAIFTMPYLFGGLDGLIGHIGPGTPVQEHFEKVYAERGVGMKLLALGGSGTRNLSAAKVKVEHVADLEGLKMRTTQSPMDSATWAALGMLPVTVAWGELYAAMQTGVADAMESSLPGYNGSKLYEVAPHLALTEHTVQINHISMSQRSWDGLDAELQAIVQDAATAANKLGLDKAMQYDSELVAKLESENGVTVTRPDKQEFIDRLEPIQKELAAKLDVVEEYELLKAS
- a CDS encoding TRAP transporter small permease, with product MFKRLCNGLMWVAETLSWIAFAALIVTVAWQVSARNLLQTPTIWTSDVAQILFTWLIFVGAAIGLRRHAHYFVDLVPAGHPRLGRLLDWLGILAGAIVAAILIRQGWVLAQIRASGVVQSLGISRFWTFLALPTGGSLMALFVIERALELWRDGTRTQDAAGSR